The following coding sequences lie in one Drosophila willistoni isolate 14030-0811.24 unplaced genomic scaffold, UCI_dwil_1.1 Seg644, whole genome shotgun sequence genomic window:
- the LOC6640231 gene encoding glucose-6-phosphate exchanger SLC37A2, which produces MRSLPHLGSAVRTRKMSNNYNDIPVGIKLVQNLARQCCPRVHVRKDLLFKGSIFVLTFLAYACYHMTRKPISVVKSVLQGNCSTTLDCGYAPFNGPDASTLFGMLDSAFLFTYAIAMFMSGFVAERVSLRYFLSMGMILTGVFTYMFGLARTSNIHSLSYFILVQIGAGIFQTTGWPGVVTLVGRWFGKSKRGLIFGIWNSHTSIGNILGTLIAAHYVETDWAMSFVVPGIIIGAIGFLLFLFLVDQPEIVGCHRENSQHEQRRLTNESDAENNDNDEEEARHNASDIIYRPVPTERTPILARPAQNAQRNHHGQPIGLIDALFIPGVVEFSLCLFFTKLVSYTFMYWLPMYIQYSSTLGPELSADLSTLFDVGGILGAITAGYLADLTGMSATICTGMLFIASPILLMYQQYGALSVTISSLLLITVGIFVNGPYALITTSVSAELGQHSSIEGNSNALATVTAIIDGTGSIGAAVGPLLAGLISNTGWQNVFYMLIISDIIAMILLMRLVTKECSSLRRSVTRIRIE; this is translated from the exons CTTCAAGGGGTCAATATTTGTGCTAACATTCCTGGCCTATGCCTGCTATCATATGACCCGTAAACCCATTTCGGTGGTTAAATCGGTTCTACAAGGAAATTGCTCTACCACCCTAGACTGCGGCTATGCACCATTTA ATGGACCCGATGCTTCCACTTTATTTGGCATGCTGGACTCGGCTTTCCTTTTCACCTATGCCATTGCCATGTTCATGTCCGGCTTTGTGGCCGAACGTGTTTCGTTGCGTTATTTTCTATCCATGGGCATGATTCTAACTGGCGTTTTTACCTATATGTTTGGCTTGGCACGAACCTCTAATATCCATAGTCTTTCATATTTCATCTTAGTACAAATCGGTGCTGGCATCTTCCAAACCACCGGCTGGCCTGGTGTTGTTACATTGGTGGGTCGCTGGTTTGGCAAATCCAAACGTGGTCTGATCTTTGGCATTTGGAATAGTCACACATCAATCGGCAATATCCTGGGCACACTGATAGCCGCTCATTATGTGGAAACCGATTGGGCCATGTCATTTGTGGTGCCAGGCATTATAATTGGGGCCATTGGGTTTTTATTGTTCCTATTTCTGGTCGATCAACCGGAGATTGTTGGCTGTCATCGAGAGAATAGCCAGCATGAACAGCGCCGTTTGACCAATGAGTCGGATGCAGAGAACAATGACAATGATGAGGAGGAAGCACGTCATAATGCAAGT GATATCATTTACAGACCAGTGCCAACTGAACGCACTCCCATTTTGGCCAGACCTGCACAAAATGCACAGAGAAACCATCATGGACAACCCATTGGTCTGATTGATGCTCTGTTTATTCCCGGTGTCGTGGAGTTTTCTTTATGCCTATTCTTTACTAAATTGGTCAGCTATACTTTTATGTATTGGTTGCccatgtacatacaatattcCA GTACCTTGGGGCCAGAGCTGTCCGCTGATCTATCAACACTCTTCGATGTTGGTGGCATTTTGGGAGCCATAACAGCTGGTTACTTGGCCGATTTGACTGGAATGTCGGCAACAATTTGTACAGGAATGTTGTTCATAGCCTCGCCCATA TTGCTAATGTATCAACAATATGGTGCCTTGTCAGTTACTATCAGTTCGCTGCTGCTCATAACAGTGGGCATCTTTGTGAATGGTCCATATGCCCTGATTACCACCTCCGTGAGTGCTGAACTGGGCCAGCACAGTTCAATTGAGGGCAATTCCAATGCTTTGGCCACTGTTACAGCCATTATAGATGGCACTGGTTCAATAGGTGCTGCCGTTGGACCACTCTTAGCTGGCCTTATCTCAAACACGGGCTGGCAGAATGTCTTCTATATGCTTATAATATCCGATATTATAGCCATGATATTGCTAATGCGTTTGGTTACCAAGGAATGCAGCTCCCTGCGACGTTCGGTTACACGTATACGGATTGAATAG